AATAGGTAGAGGATAATTCAACTCTATACTATTTTCGCTCGCATTTAGGTATTAAACCTTTGAAAGTTCAGTGAACTCGTATTATTCACAAGTGTCGTTCGGCGACTACCTTTTCTATATTTACAACTTTGTGTAAGTCCGCAATAATGGGTGATAATCGATCtatcttttcaacaaaaaggtgcACAATGGCAACGTGTTAATGTTTGGCACTCGGCCTTTGATGACAGTGTCCCCACGCAGAACAAGGGGTGGCACCTGTCTGCTACTTGCACTCGCACAATAAGTATAAATTTGACCTGAGTCGAGATCGGCTCGGACTACAGGCACTCGCCTACCTAATTTAGAGGATTAGGACGAAGGAAGACAAAGAATTGCTCACAACTGTATTCTCTTTTCTGGTTACTTCCAGGTTTCGAGGGACTGCCTCTATAatgcttttattttcaaaagtgaaaattccTAACTCAGATTCTCATAGAAGTATTCTCGAGGCTTCTGCCGAGATTGAAAACTTTTCTTAGCCAGATTTAGAGAGGTATATTGCCGTCTGCCCATAAAGATTTAAGATTCTCGATATAAGTTTCTAATTTCAGAATCTAACTTACTTGAACAAGGTTGATGGGTATACCATGCCTTGCTCTTCggttaaattaggaaatttataataGACAATATTTCTCTTGGTTCTTCTGAGTGGCACTTAGCCTTGgaactcaaatattttaaagtcaaaatgtaAACGTTTTTCGTCTTAGTCAATTTTAGTCCTTTAGacttagaaaattttctctaagtttaatattttactcTTATAGCGCGTTTTTAGGAATATTCCCGTAggaaaaacagttaagttttgagTAAAATCAGCGAacggactttgaaaaagattGCTCTTGGAATCGGGTATACTGGGTATACCAGCCTTCGCTTCAGAGGTCCCTTCTCTAAGTAATATCAAGCAAACTTAGGTTTTTAGCCTAAGTTAACAAGATATTAAAAGATACTTGAGGATAGTTAGTCCTCAAGATCCGTTGCGTATTCCACGCAAATCCCCCAACTGTCTATTCTGGGTCGTGATGTCCTTTTTATAGGCAGTCCCCCATTCTTTGACTCTTACGCAAttctagaaagtttttaaaaggaGTATTCGAGCCTGCGCCTTTAAGATATCCCTTTAGAGATGCAATTCTTTACCCTACCTTCTCAACTGTACGTAGAGTTTCCGAAGATGAGGCTCTATGCTGTAACTCGcgggttacaatatatatataatttagtaGTTAAAAAACGATAAGGCTattcagtagaccgtatgtgaagtataaataaaaaaaatgacattggaaatgaacaaattcagtttatggaagaACAGCCAAAGTTACAACcagatgtttaataacaaattttttgtaaagaatgcgcattttttttaggcgggacaatgaaactaagtctgttttaataccaatgccagttaagaattataataatacacatttatgggaatgatataaaatttcagggataagcttgagtgcgaagcacgagatacgttatgaaaatgtgttcgttgaagccgaAGGATCTTTaacaaagagaattcacaattaccaaactACGCAAACTTGCGGGCGACGCGCACAGCGCGCAATGGACGTGAGCACGCGAAGcaggcagattaaaaaaaatattattcatctgataaagttattaattatgaatttttattatttttaatattttaattaatttattttattttgatttatacatTACTTATTATGTTCGTCCCGGATTCATTGTATGAGCTTAAcgagtatgaattttaaacatttgtgttTTGGAAAAAAAGTGTAGTgtgttgagaatatttttttcgacATAATTTGCAAGAGTAAACAAAAATTGTCGAACTTTAATGCATTTCATATTAAACGAAAAACGACAAAAACGTTGCAAAGTATTGCATAATTACAATCTCCAAGGTCATCCTTCTTAAAGGAACGGCGCATCCTAAAAATCCATAAGTCTAAAAACAACAACATgctgcaaaaaaaacttttatcaaggTACAGCCCGTTCCAAAAAACGCCGGGCAAAataaacccaaaaaattaatataaatatatgaataaaaaaaaatcaaacaaggaTTTTGCACCAATTCTAAATCTAACTGGACTATTATCATCTACGAGAAGAGTgaggttaaaataattagttcaagCCAATAAAACGAATTGCCAACATTTGGCACTTACGACCTTTTGCACGCCgacctttcaattataaatcatataaaataGTAAATACTAATCGATCTgcatatattaaaatatcttcatgaaaaaattatgattacaGTTTATGTTCTGATGATAGAACATGGAGTCCATACAGCCTGGACGTTACCTGGACCCCACCTAACAAGTGAAAAATCCGAATTTCCTGTAACAAAAGCCCAAGGAGGTTGGATAGCATCTCTCTTCAGTCTCAGTACAATTCTCGGAATAATGTTATGTCCCCTCTTCATGGACAGAATGGAAAGAAAATAcacaatgttattatttttcatccCTCGTCTAATTTCCTGGATACTCATGATCCTAGCCAAAAGTTACATCACATTATATGCAGCCAGGCTACTCGCTGGAGTAGGAACTAGAGGATTGTATAGCTTAACAGCAGTCTACATAGGTTAAGTGGCTGAACAAAAAATTAGAGGAACTCTCCTCACAACTTTAAGCATTTCCATCAACATGGGAATTTTCATAGTGGCAATAGCTGCAGCTAATCTTGAttacaaaataatgaactttgtgTTCTTGACAATACCAATCAGTTTTATcgtcctttttttatttacaccAGAGACCCTATTTTTATCTAATGCAGGATCGAGATGTGAGGGCTATTAGAACTTTGAGGAAATTGAATGGAGAAGTTTCGCCATAATTTGTGATGGATAATATTCAAAGAATGAGGAATGCTATTTCTCAAGATAAAAATTCCAGGAAAAGTACGATTCATCAGCTTTTCAGTAACAGAGGCTGCAGAAAAGGGATAATAATCCTTCTTGTTGCAAAGGCTGCATATTTTTATACTGGATTTTTAGCCATAGTTGCATATACTCAAGAAATATTGAGTCACAGTGGATCTTCTCTCAAACCAACTCATGCGACGATGATTTTGGGAGCTGTTGAAATAATTGCTGGCTTACCAGCTACTCAGCTGATTGATAGGACTGGTCGAAGGGCTATGTTTCTCCTTTCAGgaatattatatacattttctttAGGATGTTTaggtatgttttaatttttcaagtagcATCGAGCATATGATGTATCGTCGTTTACGTGGATGCCTTTGGCTAGtttggtttttttaaagttagtatGCAATATTGGATTGGCTACTGTGCCTACTATTTTTATGGGAGAACTTTTTCCGATTAAAATGAAAGGTTTGGCTTTGgcgtttacaaacatttttactGGATTGTAcgcatttactttaaaattagcGTTCCAAACATTATCGAGAACAGCGGGAATTTATACGACCTTCTGGACTTTTGGTGTTTGTTGTCTTAGTGGggcaattattgtattttttattgcacCTGAAACTAAGGGAATGAACCTTAAGCAAATTCAACATATACTGAATCCGAGGAGAAGTCGAAGGTCTTTTTCTTCTCTAGAAAATGTAAAACTTAGAAGTGGTAAGAAAGAAACTTCATAGATTTTCTTCAGTCACCACCAATTTTTACGCGGAAAAAAATCTGGTTGGAGGCGGGTACCATATATCATAGAACCAATATTGTCCGCGTGGGCTGGACATCTATCGGTTCAAAAATGGAACTACGGTGGTTCAATTCTTTTGGACCAGCTTGATTTGGCTAAATAACGCACGACGTACTAGTGTCCTGAGAACATTGAGGCTGTAGATGCCGGATCAGAGTAATCCCACACGTAAAACGCGTGTCGTTGGATGCTGGTATACCAGCAGTTCAGTAACACAACCCGCGATGTGTTAGCGCATCGTGTCACGCTTCGCCCGAACCGCTGGTATACCAGCATCGAACGGCACTCGCTTCACGTGTGGAATTACTCTGGTCCCACATCCGTAGGATCAATGTTGTCAGGACACTTGTACGGCGTGCGTCCGCTAGCGGAATAAAGCTGGTTCTAGAAGAATCGAACCTACGTAGTTTCATTTTTGAACCGATAGATGTCCAGACCACGTGGACAATATTAGTTCTATGGTATTAGGTACCTGCTTCTGCCaagatttttttccgtgtataggCTGTTTACGTTTATACAATCTTGTTCAGTCGCAAGACCAGTGCAAACATTATGATTTTTCGCCTGAAAGATTTTTCATCACTTAACTTTTTGAGAATAATTTATGAACGTACTTTGATATCAAAAGCAGCATTTTGTAGTCGGCTTAGCCCCACTACTCCCTACTGCTAACAACAATACTATGcaatagagaattttattttttcagcgattttacacacaaaaacaataaatttgagCTCGCTCTCTGGAAAAATCTGACCAAAATAACAGCTTGCAGCGTAGTGGtccaacaaataaaatttccttatttcttaaattctgctaacaaataaatgaaaacttgaaaaagaaaattttatttttttgtacacaTCAACATTTCACAATATTCGATTGGAGCCATCTTCTAAGTCTATCGCACTCACtcataacaaaaaaaacataGCATAGCGcattttatttcttaatgtaCAATGCCCATCTGCATGCCAAGACCTTCAATTTCAGCTGAGGTCGAAGGAAATCAGATTATTTTTAGAGTATGATAAACCCTGTAAAAATGTGCGCTCTATATTAATATATATGATGGCAGAGTTTAATTTGATAGAATAACTATACCACCTCCGAAATCCTTCAATATAGATGTCACTTATCGTCATTTTATGCActgtttttaatcatttgtattTCATAATTCTGCTTACTCTGAAGCCGAGCTCCCagaagttctttaaaattatattctttgtttTAAGGGAccgaaatgttttgaattatatCATGTAAATGTCAATCATTTGATGTAGAAAGcatcattacatttatttattttataaaaaaactgcatGTATGTACATCGTATACCCTTTTGtttaagaaagaataaaaaaattaaaaatcatatcaaaataattaatcacaacttcattttaaaaatctgttatttAAATGGCTTATTTAATCCCCTACCTTTTATTTGATGAAAGACGTAATATGCTGTCCCTGAATgtcaaaaacatttataaataaatttttaattttccggtGTATGATATgagagtgaaaaataaaaatatatcaattcataacatttgatttcttttgtacaataatttcataaatctgAAGATTTTTCGAATGAGACAAAGACTATAGTGTAATATCAACTGAAATACTTCGAGAAATATTTGTTACACTaacgaataaataatttattttctttctataaTTACTCTAATTATACATGCAAATAacaaaatctgataatttattatatgcaagaaaagtaaagaagaagagtGGGAGGGGAAAAAGGGGTCGAAGAATGAAAGTCGTTGTTAGACTTatttcatgaggaagtctttCGGCATCACGTGCTTGCGAAGTGGATCAAAATCATATTTCCCGAGAGATGTTTAAAAGGTGATAATGATTCTGATTCATACAATTTAGTGTCGGCttctttgatatactctgaaatatgaggtaattgaaattctctgtgaaggacagagttcttggTATACATAGCGGGTTTTGTGATGCACCTGAGGAATTTATTTGGTATAATTTGGGTGTGATTGAAGCTATTTTTTGACGCTTCACCCCAAATTATACAGGCGTccgtattttacggaatttttctaTTCTATCGGTTCATTATACATATTTGTATTCTAATTTGGCTACATCAATATTTATTCTCCAAAGTTTAGCCCATGCCTCAATGATTTGAAGAGctttgttaagtaattttaagatttgcGGGACTGGCAAAGAGAAAGTGAGTAGCGCGGTATCGTCTGCATATAATGCAATTGTAACTTCGGGGACTTCAAGGATGTCTTTCACGTAGACAATAAAGAATTCCGGTCCTAAGATGATGCCTTGGGCCATACCCGCTTGAATGGGTTCCTCTTTTGAAAGTGTACAGCCTATTTTGAgtaagaattttctgttaaaatgaaAAGAGTTAATAAAGAGGATGAGAcctcttgggaaattgtaatttattatttttctgagcAGTCCTACATGCCAGACACTATAAAAAGCTTTTTCCAGatcgaggaaaacagctccagggtgttttcttttattaaaatttaaggcaATGGCTTCAGTGAGcttgagcatcatgtgctgcgtaAAGTAACTTTTTATGAAACCGTATTGCTGTGGTTTAATGATTCTGTTTTCCTCGAGGTGATAGtttacgcgagtgagtattattttttcaaagagtttTCTCATTATATTAAGAGGACTAATGGGTCTGTAGCTGGTAGGATGATatggatccttgccttttttctgaaaaattaatatgtgAGCTGTTTTCCGTGAGTTAGGAAAGTAGCTTAGTTGAATACAGGCGTTGAAGATATTAAGGAGGAGGGTGAGACACGAAATAGGAAGTTTTTTGAGGgctaagtttgaaattgaatcagaACCGGGAGCTTTGTTATTTTTagcagttttaatttgttttgttgataccttatgggttattttcttgaaattatcggTGCTTGGGTTTCTAAGAAAATCTGAGACGATTTGCTCACATTTTGCAATGTGCTGAAGATCGGATGGCTCGTTATGTAGAGCGAAGTTATTTCCATAATTGGCCGCTAGGAGATTTGATTTATTGGTAGGAGAGAGCACAAAGGTTTGATCTGGATTTTTGAGAGGGGGAATAGGGCTTTAGTCAAAATATAAatagagttatctttaatttgaagtttaccgactttttattctaatttttgggTCTGTGCTCTTGAACTTTAATTTCTATAGTTTTGCGAAGGCGGTTTATGATGATTTTTCTAAGGatacagcttttagtttttttatgtgttcggcagagtttattgcgagtgtggataaggtcttcaatctcggTGCTGAGAGATGGATCGTAGTTGTTAATAGCAGCCTGAGGAACTGTTCTATCAATGGCAGTAAATGTGGCAAGTGTTTATTATTGAAGGTTCAAAGTTAACATGTGTTTCTAGGGTCAAGTTGAATGCTTACCAATTTGCTTTTACAAAATTAAAGCGAGTTGCGccagaatattttttacaattagtaAGAAGGCTTAGAAGAACTGGACGATGATCTGAGTCTAATTCGTCAATGGTGACAGTGTCATGATTGCAGaagttatttttggaaattgaaaagtcaataaggtcagatttatATCTGGTTTTGTGAGGGAAAAAAGTGTGTTAGTCTGCTACTGAGATTGAGAGATtcttatgatttataaattcaaataattgttttcctATTTTGTTAGTTGTTCTGCTATTCTAGGCTAAGTGATTACCATTTAGGTCACCTGCAGCCATTACCGAGGgtgcaagtttgaatatttttctgtagttattttttagaaattcgcgaGAGGGAGTCCGATAGAGCGAGACTATAGCATATGGATTTCCGTGCATTTTTATTTGTACGGCAGTACCTTCAAGGGCTTCaagttcaggaattattagttcatggtgatcaatattttttcgaattaagatCGCTGCACCTTTATTTgtgttatttttgaataatttatagcCACGAACTAGATTAACGTGTAGGAATTCGCGTAGTAAAGTCTCACTGAGCAAGCAAAcggtaatgttattttttttgggGTAGGTCGCTAATTCATGTCTTTTTAAAGGAATATCCTGAGCattccaaaaaacaatttttagaatgttATTATTGAAGGTGGCCATTTTTGATAGCAAGTGGTAGTATATTACTTAGAATCTTGGCGGTTGAATTTATGGCTTAGTTAATGTTATCCCCCACCCCCCGATTATGTTTGTGGTTAAGGTTATAGTTCTTTTCAAGagatttatcagattttttgtcaTACATGTCTGAATAATTTTATGGTTTATCGCGCATGTCAGTGATGTACGGCGGCGACTATGCTGTGGAGTGGTAATGTTTCGCGGCGGTGAGGCACTCTTTAGAGGGGTGTGCTCATGTGTATAATTTACTTTCAGTGTGATCTCTTTAGTTGGTTTATTGGGAGCATTTTCCTTGTGCAAATTGTGTGTTTTTGATTGTTTAATAACGGGTTTTTTGGATGCTTGTTTAAAATAAGAGTAACCTCTGTAATTAGCAGGGTGCTCCCCAGCACAGTTAGCGCAAGTGGCTGGTGTTACACGTGTTTTTTTGTACGTAGAACTTTGATGCACACCCCCGTCCTCCACACATCGTGGAGTGGCGTGGCACGCGTCAGAGATATGATGAAATCTTTGACACTTGAAATGCTGTGAGGTTTCCTTGGGTTTGACATACGGCTTGGGTTTGATTTTAATGTACGCGATGGATCGCAGCTTAAGTAGCTCTTCTGCTTGAGGCGTGTTTGTGACCGTTACCAGAAGTATTAATAAGGCTTTCTTAGATTTTCTGTTTCTCATACGAGCAACGGACGTAATTTTAAATCCTTCCTCATTGCGTTCGGAGAGAACTGAGTCTTCCGGTTACGCGACAGGGATATTTCTCATTACGAGTCGAATATGGAGCAGGTCAATGCTATTGTACAGATATAGTACTGAAAGCTTTGCTGCTCtaaattagaaatgatttttcaataatcttCGATATAAGATACGCGAACAGAATAACTCTCTGAACCAAGGCTGTACACTAGGGTTTCTGgttggatttaaatttttagaaacagcttttaaattttcatctgcgGGAAATCGCAGGTTAGATACTGATCTACTCACGCCTGGCGTTTTTAACGTCTTGCTGCTTCCTTTGGTTGCGGTGGCCGAGGATTGGCCACTGTGAACGCTGTTTGAAGCTTATCGGATTGCTTAGCAAGTTTTTGCTTTTTGTTCATTAAAGTCACGACGGAGAATTCGTTGTATATTTCTTCCATATCCATCTCGTTGATGGCCAATTTGTTGGCGCTGCTACTTCTTGCTGGGCAGGAAACTGGGTTCGTGCTCTGTGACACGGCTATTGCAAAGAATACTGTTTTTTTGAGCAATTAACTCAATACATCTAATGGACTAGAATCTATCAATGCATCATGAGCATCTCTTTAATTTTTGAATGCGATTTTTCAGAGCGTTTTCAATGGGTAAAtctcaatcaatcaatcaatgaTAAATAAATCAGTGACGTTCAATGCCTAGGGTTGGTAAAGTCGACTTACACTTTGATCGAAAGTCGTCTTTTCACAATAGACTTCGCGCTTACGAAGTCGACTCGATGTGGACTTTTTTCGCTCGACTTTTCTAGTTCTTTCGAAGAACTATGCTTACTGCCGGGCACCAATTCCAAAATACATTTGCAGTCCGCTTTCCAGCTGTTGCTGTGCGAGACGGCTCAGTCAATCTATCAGCGCATCGCCCACACGAATACAAAGCGCTAACCAATGGCGTGCAAGGCTGCTGCTGTCCATGCCGGTTCACAGTGGGGCTAAATAAGGGACCatgaacaaattaacttttagcccAAACTATTCTAGGATGTagctacaaataaaataaatctgcaAAATTGATTCTTAAATGTCCTCCGGTATAGTAGGCATTCTTTCGTGAAGAATCGAGTCGGCATCAGCGTTTATAATCTCATCaactaaaaagtgaaaatatttaattttaaacagacgGAAAATAACTCTTTGGCTCGGCGACTAGAGgttgaatgaattgaattatcgAAATTGAATCTTCACTGGTTTTTGTTATCGCTTGCCGGCTTATCATTGGTCGCTGATGAAGGAGTGGGTCATGACTCACTAGTACCGGTAGTTGATATTAGAGATGGGGCTTCTGCTGACTTTTTGACTCTATAAGTCGATATAAACTACGATAAAAGTAACCACTGGAGAGGTTTAAATCACTTGATCTCTAATCGCCGAACGATAacattatgaaaattgaaatttaacttttgtgtCCTAGACCCATGTgagtttatttttcgaaaataaatgatgaaactaAAATACTTTGTTTTAACAAAAGTACAACAATGCTGGCCAACCATCTACGGTTTGCTAACAATTTAGAAATTAAGCAACCAAACAagagacaaaaaattgaatcaaatgtCGAAGATGGACaggtaaatataatttattatcattatcatttgATTATTACTTGTTTCCAttcaaaatgaagttttatttaaTACCAATTTTACCTACTACGATTTGTCAGAATagaaattttcctataatttctaCAAACTATACTTTTTATGTGTGAATTTTTCCTAATCATATTTATCCGAAATTAGGTTTGAACTAATATTTGTTTGACCTTATATGATTTGACAGAATAgcaatttcttataatttctaTATTCTATCCTTTTATATGTGTGAATTTTTCCTAATCCTATCTATCCGGAATGGAGTTCcatctaatttttaatacaacaCAGGCCAAGCATCCTAGAATATCGACGGAAACAACACTTATATATCCTGGCCCGATGGATAAATGCATAAGcaatgttaaatcattttttggtaaGAATGACAATTTAGTACTAGAGTGCtcttattatttataagtatGTAGACGTACATGCTACTATGCACTACAGACCGCGTCGGGTTTCGAAATTTCGTAGAAAAGC
The sequence above is drawn from the Belonocnema kinseyi isolate 2016_QV_RU_SX_M_011 chromosome 7, B_treatae_v1, whole genome shotgun sequence genome and encodes:
- the LOC117176006 gene encoding uncharacterized protein LOC117176006, translated to MELFNVFICSKKHDRQLKIEEIESSKTDQPASETKGHILQFFTNSSVYVLMIEHGVHTAWTLPGPHLTSEKSEFPVTKAQGGWIASLFSLSTILGIMLCPLFMDRMERKYTMLLFFIPRLISWILMILAKSYITLYAARLLAGVGTRGLYSLTAVYIG